TCCCAGACCTAACAGTTCTTATACATTACCTAGCAAGCGCTTCCGCTTGGGCGAATTTGTTTTGTTAATCCAAATGAGCGGCACGGAGGCCGCCCGCTACCGGCCCATGGATAGGACCTGTCACCTCGCTTAATCCCAGTCAGTTTATCACTTCACTGACGAAAAGTATGATTTCCTCACTCTAGGAAGAACAATGAAGACGAGGTGGGCATCGAGTTTCTGGTGGTGGGCGGCGTCCCTGCCGCCCTTATTCCTAAATTAGAACTGTTAATAGTTCGGGCTATTCTGTTTGCATGCACTAGCTTTCTCAGGTTAGAACCGTGTGTATTCGTCACAATCCTGCTGAAACTCAGCTATGATCTCGTCCGTCAGAGTCGGCCGCACAGAAGGAAGCAGTTCCATGAAAGTGTCCGTGCAGATCTTATAGTCTTTTCCCACCTGGTACTCTTTCTCGAAGGCAAACTGAGTCACTTTCTGAAAGAGGTACTCGATATCAGCCGGAGTGAAAAACGGAATCATGGAAACGATTGCATCGATGTCCACATCTCCGCGGTTCGTTTTCGACAGATAATGCATGAAGATAGTCTTTCTTCCCTGTTCATCGAGACCGCCCACGGGAATAATGCAATCGAATCGGCCGGGTCGGAGCAGTGCGCTGTCCAATTCACGGATATAATTCGTTGCACACACCAGGAGCGATTTCCTGGCAGACCTCTTCAGAAGCGGCACCTGTTTGAGGAATTCGTTCGTAATGGACTTATCGATTCTGGAAGCCTGTTCCCTGCTACCGGCAATCTCCTCGAATTCGTCGATGAAGATAACCGCTTCTTCCAAATTTCTGGCTTTCTCCATAAACTTCTTCAGACTTGAACCCACCAGATCGGCTCCATCCGCCATGAGAACGCTGGGACTGATTTCCACGAACCACCATTGAAGAATTCCCGCAATTGCCCGGACAAAGTGTGTCTTACCGGTTCCCGGAGGTCCGAAAAATATGATCGCTCTGGGAGGCTTTACACCATGCTTCGCTGCGAGCTTGGGTTCGGTCAAAGGAAGAACGATCTGCTTGTTTACGATCTGTTTCGGAGGCTGGGAATCGGAAATAGTGTCCCAAACGGATCGATCGACCATGTGCGCACCCATCTCCTTGAGGAGAAAAACCTGCTCCGAATTCTCAAGACCGGTTTGAAGCGTATCCGCGTTCTCGATGAAATCAAGGCAAGCCACTTTGATTCCTACGTCCCTTCCCAGGCGCTCGGATAGAAACCATTTGTGTCTCAGAATGTCACCCCAGATTTCTTCGGCTATTTCAGGTTCGAACTTCCGACCGCTGCAATCGTATATGAATGAAGCACAATGCTCGGGATTCGGCACATTGATGTTATGCTCGGGATTCTTCACATTCATGTCAAGTTCCATGTTCTTCCTCCCTTCAAAAAATAAACGGACATCCTCACCTCGTGCGAGAACCTCCGTGGGAAAGAATGTCTTTCTAACGCTTGGGGCTTCTTGTGTCAAGCCGAGGTCTGATTTCCAGTTATCTGCAGTCCATGCATCTGCTAAAACCGTCTTGCGGTGTGAACCCTTGGATTGATACACTCATATTTGTCCTACGACACCCTTTCGCATTCCGGGTTCCCCTTTAATATGGGTCACTCTGTTAGTGCACAGCGAGAAATTGGTGAATTCGCAACGAGCAACAGTCACAAACGAAGTTCTCATCCAGGAGGTCGGGCTACGGGACGGTCTCCAGAATGAACCTCGCATTCTGCAACCAGGGATCAGAGCCCACATTGCCGATTTGCTTGGTGATGCAGGAATACCGCGTATTCAGATAGGTTCGTTTGTCAATCCAAAACGAGTTCCCCAGATGGCCGGCACCGCGGAAGTATGGCATGAGATTCGCCGCAAGCCTGGCGTGCGATACAGTGCTCTGGTTCTCAATGCCCGGGGATTGGACCAGGCCATTGCGTGCGGAATTCCCCATGTGGAAATCTATGTTTCCGTTTCAGAAACGCACAGCCTGAAGAACTCCGGCATAGGAACTGAAGAAGCTCTGGAAGCCGCTGCTCTCATGATTGACGCGGCGCGTTCCCGAGGACTGGGTGTCACTGCCGGGCTCATGTGCGCATTCGGTTGTTTTTACGAAGGGAAAATCGACCTGAGACGGGTATTGGACATGGTTTCCCGGCTTCGAGCATCTTCGCTCGATGAGATCGGTCTCGCAGATACGAGCGGGATGGGCGACCCGGAGTCGATCGGTTCCACACTCGAAGCCGTGGCCGAATTGATGCCCCTGGACGAAATCACCTTGCATCTGCACGACACCAGAGGATTAGGCATACAGAATATGGTTGCCGGATTAACAGCAGGAGTGCGAAGATTTGATGCTTCAGTCGGGGGGCTGGGCGGGTGTCCGTTCATTCCCGGAGCGGTTGGGAACATTGCAACGGAAAGAGTGGTCCAAGTGCTGCATTCGATGCGCTACTCGACAGGAATTATGCCTGAATCGCTGGCACTCGCTCGTGAGAGGGTTTTTTCCGCGCTCGCTTAAGTTCGCTTGGATTGAGCCCAAAGAAGGATTGATGCGTAGCGCCTATTCGCATGAACAGGCGCTATTTCCGTACCGTGAGAGCTATTAGCTCCTTCAGTTACTCATCTTCATCGTAATCTTCGTCTTCATCTTCGTCGTCGTAATCTTCGTCCTCATCCTCGTCGTAGTCATCATCTTCTTCGTCGAAGTCCTCGTCCTCATCCTCGTCATAATCGTCATCTTCATCATATTCATCGTCATCATCATAATCTTCGTCTTCGTCGTCGAAGTCCTCGTCCTCGTCCATGTCCTCAGTGCGACGCGGGTTCATAAACAGAGGGAACTGTCCAGACCAGTTCTCGTCTTCAGGGCCAAGATCTCCACGCATGAGGTGTGATTCCAGACTGCAATTGTGGAGGGCCGCAACAGCATCCCCCCCGACATATTCCGATATGATACTGGTAACTTGGTTCACATTCGGCTCCTGGGATAATTTTGGACTTCCTATTTAACATGAATCCTGAACGATGTCATCGATTGTAAGAGACTCCTTTGAGGTCATCTAAGTTTCCAAAAGTGGATCAAAATAAAGGAAAAATCAACTCGGTTTTTTTGATAGCCTTTTGTGTCTATTCTCTGGGTAGATTTCCATACCAGGGGTCACCGTCTTCCGGTTGCTGCAGGTTTCCCTTGGATTCCTCGAGAGCGGTCAGCACCCAGACAAGCGCCCTCATGACGGGTGATTTCAGTAATTCATCAAGGGGCTGCCTGAGACTGTAGACCAGCACCGGACAATTCTTCTCGTGTACAATTAACTGCCCCTTGAGAATAAGGCCCCTGACCTTTTCCAGAGCAGATCGATAGTGATTGAGCGTCCGCGCCGGAACCGGCGAAACAACTGCTGTCATGGTGCGATTCTTGAACTCCGTCCACAGCTTCGCAGTGCTGATTATGCAATCATCCGAGTGGTCTCCGGTTTTTTCGTAAAAACAGAGTCCTTCCAGTGTCCTGACGTACGATGCGGCAACAGAATCGCGTGCATCTATCCAAATGCATTCAACCAGGAACCGATCCTTTACCTGAAGGATCTCGTCGCCCAACTCCAAGAGTCCGCCCTGCTTTTCCCATAATGCATGGTATCGACCATCCCCTCTTTCACCAATTATGCACAGGTATCCTGTCTTGAGTTCCGGCCAACCGATACCCGCCCAAATCCTGGTAAATCGCTCAACACGAAATGTCCCGGAAACAGCAATCGTTCCGTCCCCGAGATGCTCGGCTCGCATGGATCAGAATTCTCCTCCTTTCGGCAACGGTCCTGCTATAAAACGATTCTCCCAGTTATGCATTCTCATTTCGTACGCAATGCCCAAGGCCATAATTTCATCGTCATGCGAAAGCCTGGATTGCGCTGATCGATAACTCTGCTTGAAGGCCTTCTTTTCAGCATCCCAGACGAGTCCCTGCATTTCCAGGAGAGTGTTCTGGCAGTAGATGATAATGCCGCCGCTCTCGAACGCCTGAGCCAGACGGCTCAGCATTGCCTCTTTGGTGGTCCTGTTGGTAATCCATCCCAGACGTCGCGTCTCTTCCGGTATTTTCCGGTCCGTAAATGTGTGATAGTACAGGTTCGGATATCCCGATATTTGTTGAACGTCAGCCATTCCTCGTTCGCAAACCGTTAGGGTGGCAAGTCCAGGGCCGTTTCGCTCTATGCCCAGCAGTCCGAAATGATAAAAGCTCCCCAGCAGGTACGCATCGATCCCTGCAATCTCCGCTCGAACCCGGTTTGATCGGTATCTCGCAACCACTTCTCCGGTTTCGTTACATAACACCTGAATGACCGTGTAGTCTGCCCCGACCCCTTCTCCCACGTCCATACCGAGGCTGTAGGTCATATCCGTCCGGGGAAGCTTCCAGATATCCAGAGCACCCTGCTCGCATGCGACGAACTCCGGCTCTGCGGAATTTTCCCTGAATTTCAGATACCCTTTTGCAGATGGCGAAACGGCAGTGTTATCCAGGAGTTCCTGCAGCCTGTCCTGATCGAACCAGGGCATTCCGGTGAACACGAAAGCGAGTCTTGCAGCTACCGGATATTCTTGATGAAACTTGTCCCAGTTGTTGTGGCACTGGTTGCGTTTCGTATGAAGCGCCCATTTTGTCTGTTCCCTGGTCAGCAGATGCCTGCTCGCATATGCCTCTTCTTCGATGCTGAGCTGCAGGTTTTCTTTTGGAGCCACCGGCAGGCTGTATTCAGGAAACTCACGCCATGAAAGGAAAATCGGTTCCATATCCGATTCACCCCGCTCGGCACTGATCCATGTCTGATGAAACAGGTTCCCTGCACCATTGGCAGTGGACTCCCAGAAGACGAGCGTATCCCAGTGCTGAGGAACACATTGGTTGATTGCAAGGATCGGCTCTTCGGGGTGCTCCCAGAAGGCGACCTCGCTCGCGTGGACGTAGTGAAACGTCCCTCCCCTGCCGAGATTCCTGTTTGCGGCCGTATCGATTTGAAGTCTGGAATAATGCGGTGCAGGATACTCGAGACGCCGTGAATTGGAAGCGGGAATGAACGAACACTCGCTGTCCGGTAGGTTAGCGGAGAATCGCTGCGCCGTGGAGAACACGGTCTGTGCCCCTTCTATGGAATTTGCCACCACCAACGCAAATCGGTATGCA
The sequence above is a segment of the Desulfomonile tiedjei DSM 6799 genome. Coding sequences within it:
- a CDS encoding ATP-binding protein; translated protein: MELDMNVKNPEHNINVPNPEHCASFIYDCSGRKFEPEIAEEIWGDILRHKWFLSERLGRDVGIKVACLDFIENADTLQTGLENSEQVFLLKEMGAHMVDRSVWDTISDSQPPKQIVNKQIVLPLTEPKLAAKHGVKPPRAIIFFGPPGTGKTHFVRAIAGILQWWFVEISPSVLMADGADLVGSSLKKFMEKARNLEEAVIFIDEFEEIAGSREQASRIDKSITNEFLKQVPLLKRSARKSLLVCATNYIRELDSALLRPGRFDCIIPVGGLDEQGRKTIFMHYLSKTNRGDVDIDAIVSMIPFFTPADIEYLFQKVTQFAFEKEYQVGKDYKICTDTFMELLPSVRPTLTDEIIAEFQQDCDEYTRF
- a CDS encoding hydroxymethylglutaryl-CoA lyase, with the protein product MNSQRATVTNEVLIQEVGLRDGLQNEPRILQPGIRAHIADLLGDAGIPRIQIGSFVNPKRVPQMAGTAEVWHEIRRKPGVRYSALVLNARGLDQAIACGIPHVEIYVSVSETHSLKNSGIGTEEALEAAALMIDAARSRGLGVTAGLMCAFGCFYEGKIDLRRVLDMVSRLRASSLDEIGLADTSGMGDPESIGSTLEAVAELMPLDEITLHLHDTRGLGIQNMVAGLTAGVRRFDASVGGLGGCPFIPGAVGNIATERVVQVLHSMRYSTGIMPESLALARERVFSALA